A single Lysinibacter sp. HNR DNA region contains:
- the sepH gene encoding septation protein SepH, which produces MNATYIPEAEIMQELKVVGNENGALVVSNDTGESFRVMADDALFAEVRRLSKREAEPSKVSPRIIQAHVRAGRTHQEISDLTGASVADIERYEGPVLAERRYVLDSALQVSVVLNTAEAELQPHTFGNAINIRLDSLSASEREWSSWRDDEEGWLVRLTFVANEITHNATWQFDHKQLTLTPISSEAIILSKQEDVGDRLIPKLHAVDSPRSKRSSERFDSGAFDSHTLEEIDPTAAQSLDASEQEAARQESVPLNSHWTQEVEELAVAKADDPADFGQTSDLLEALRRRRGERESTVPTSDETDPNTTPLFDVLASTEAYDFSSDAPAEGVPVSGIRGSLSPLTSGLADGSALPDQTPQKEETSLDATEAFQKADVQNNVSPHPANDSGAQPASTRGRKKRAEMPSWDDILFGSSRSEDPV; this is translated from the coding sequence ATGAACGCGACCTACATACCGGAGGCAGAAATTATGCAGGAGCTCAAAGTCGTCGGGAACGAAAACGGCGCCCTCGTTGTATCAAACGATACCGGAGAAAGCTTTCGTGTCATGGCGGATGACGCTCTCTTTGCGGAGGTTCGCCGACTGAGTAAACGCGAAGCCGAACCGTCAAAAGTTTCTCCACGAATCATTCAGGCACACGTTCGCGCGGGTCGTACCCACCAGGAAATCAGCGACCTCACGGGTGCCAGCGTTGCAGACATTGAACGTTACGAGGGTCCCGTTCTGGCTGAACGTCGCTATGTCCTTGACAGCGCACTCCAGGTGTCAGTCGTTTTGAACACCGCTGAGGCAGAGCTGCAACCCCACACCTTCGGTAACGCCATCAATATCCGACTCGACTCGCTCTCCGCCAGCGAGAGGGAATGGTCTTCGTGGCGCGACGACGAAGAGGGGTGGCTCGTGCGTCTCACGTTTGTCGCAAATGAAATAACCCATAACGCAACGTGGCAATTTGACCACAAGCAACTCACACTCACGCCCATCAGCTCAGAGGCAATTATTTTGTCCAAGCAGGAAGATGTGGGCGATCGTCTTATTCCTAAGCTCCACGCGGTTGATTCCCCCCGCAGCAAACGCTCGAGTGAGCGTTTTGACTCGGGCGCGTTTGACTCGCACACCCTAGAAGAAATCGACCCCACCGCTGCTCAATCCCTCGATGCAAGCGAACAGGAGGCGGCCCGCCAGGAGTCCGTTCCGCTGAATTCGCACTGGACCCAGGAGGTCGAAGAGCTTGCGGTTGCAAAAGCAGATGATCCAGCAGATTTCGGACAGACCTCAGATCTATTGGAGGCCCTGCGGCGACGGCGCGGTGAACGAGAGTCAACAGTCCCAACCTCCGACGAAACTGACCCCAACACAACACCCCTCTTCGACGTGTTGGCTTCCACCGAGGCATACGATTTTAGTTCCGATGCCCCCGCGGAGGGAGTCCCCGTATCGGGAATTAGAGGAAGCCTCTCTCCCCTCACATCCGGACTCGCGGACGGCTCCGCCCTGCCTGATCAAACACCGCAGAAGGAGGAAACCTCTCTTGATGCGACCGAAGCTTTCCAGAAGGCAGATGTTCAAAACAACGTTTCGCCTCATCCCGCCAATGATTCCGGAGCCCAGCCAGCCTCCACCCGCGGACGCAAGAAGAGAGCAGAGATGCCCAGTTGGGACGACATCCTTTTTGGATCCTCCCGTAGCGAGGATCCCGTATAG
- a CDS encoding alkaline phosphatase family protein gives MSYGSRLAEVLPICLSSLGVEERSSAWGRATTAVVIVIDGLGYENLFERKGYARFLWAQWRERINTVFPSTTGAALTTITTGTLPGEHGLVGYRIRNPQSGDLVTTLSEWGHTTRVREWQRSHTVFERAADYGVRSAVIGRTAHQQSGLTSAILTGADYLAANSIEERFQQAYGAVKSDNYGIVYLYVDELDRIAHARGWQSSEWSESLESLDSEIRKLANRVDPGVGIALTADHGIIDVPASKHIFYDEDEKMMGGIVRVGGEPRMRYLYLDPTDAIARVERTRELATRWGRTLGDSALILTRTEAVASGMFGEVAPEVLERIGDVLVIAQGDHALYSVGPEDAGSRGMIGQHGGISSEEVGVPLIRIGAFA, from the coding sequence ATGTCATATGGTTCGCGCCTTGCCGAAGTTTTACCAATTTGCCTCTCTTCGTTGGGTGTGGAGGAGCGTTCATCAGCCTGGGGGCGGGCTACAACGGCGGTTGTGATCGTTATTGATGGGTTGGGATACGAGAATCTTTTCGAGAGGAAGGGATATGCGCGCTTTCTGTGGGCGCAGTGGCGAGAACGTATCAATACGGTATTTCCCTCCACCACGGGGGCGGCTCTCACCACGATTACCACGGGTACTCTGCCGGGAGAGCACGGATTGGTCGGATATCGGATTCGAAACCCACAGAGCGGTGATTTGGTTACCACCCTCAGCGAGTGGGGGCATACCACGCGGGTTCGAGAGTGGCAACGGTCACACACGGTGTTTGAACGTGCGGCTGACTACGGGGTTCGGAGTGCGGTAATTGGACGTACTGCGCATCAACAGAGCGGCCTCACATCGGCGATTCTCACGGGGGCCGACTATCTGGCGGCAAACAGTATTGAGGAGCGCTTCCAGCAGGCTTACGGGGCCGTAAAAAGCGATAATTATGGAATTGTTTACCTCTATGTGGATGAGCTTGACCGAATTGCCCATGCGCGGGGGTGGCAGTCTTCGGAGTGGAGCGAATCACTAGAATCGCTCGATTCTGAGATCCGAAAGCTTGCCAATAGAGTCGATCCGGGGGTAGGGATCGCCCTCACCGCAGATCATGGAATCATTGATGTTCCGGCCTCTAAGCACATCTTTTATGATGAGGACGAAAAGATGATGGGGGGCATCGTCCGAGTGGGTGGGGAACCACGTATGCGGTATCTGTACCTGGACCCCACCGACGCGATAGCACGCGTCGAGAGAACGCGAGAGCTTGCCACTCGATGGGGGAGGACGCTCGGCGATTCCGCTCTTATCCTCACGAGGACAGAAGCGGTGGCCTCGGGCATGTTTGGTGAGGTGGCTCCCGAGGTGCTGGAGCGCATTGGTGATGTGTTGGTTATCGCACAGGGAGACCACGCTCTCTACAGTGTTGGCCCTGAGGATGCGGGATCTCGCGGCATGATTGGACAGCACGGTGGAATAAGCTCCGAAGAAGTGGGGGTTCCGCTCATTCGAATCGGAGCTTTTGCGTAA